TCCGGAAGCTGGGCGAGATCAGCCTCCCTCTCCGAATAGCCGATGGCGATCCGGATGCCGAGCATCTGGCCGGCTTGGGCAATCAGCCACGGCAGCCTGGAAGCGATAGCCGGTTCCGCAAGGCCGGCCGGAGGCGATTCGGACTGGAGCAGGGCGAGATCGGCTTCGCCGGCGCTTTTCCGTTCCGCGAGCGGGATGGCCAGCAGGGGACCGAAGCGGCGCCCCGTTTCTTCCATTATGTTGCCCAGGGCGTATAGGATGAGCGCTCGGTCGCGGGCCGTCTCCGCCTTCCTCCCCCAATCCGTCACCTTAACGGCGAAGGCGCGAATTGCGCGCGGATCGAGATCGAGCCGCAGCGCGCGCAGCTGCTCCTCCAGCCTGCCGGCCGTATACGGCTCGCGCGAGAGCAGCATGTCGAACAGCCGCTGCCTGGCGAGCAGCATCGATTCGCGTGCCGACCGGGCGAGCGTGTGCAGCTCCGCCTCCTTCGCCCGTTCCTGCTTCAGCTCGCGCACGCAGCGCCGAACGACGTCCAGGATACTTTCCTCCTGAAAAGGCTTGAGGATATAGTCGAACGCCCCGTTTTTCAGCGCGTCCCGCGCATACTCGAATTCGCTGTAGCCGCTCATGATGATCACCTTCGTTTCCAGCTTCTGCTTCCTCAGCTCTTGCAGCAAAGCGATACCGTCCATAACGGGCATGACGATGTCGGTAATGATGATGTCCGGCGCGTGCAATTCGACCATCCGGAGCGCCTCCTCGCCGTCCGCTGCCTCGCCCATCAGGCGGATGCCTTCGGCCTCCCAGTCGATCGTCCCGCACAGCCCTTTTCGAATCCAACGCTCGTCCTCTACGATCAGCAAGGAAAACATGTTATTCCTCCTTTTTTGTATTCGCTTTCACAACCGATTTTTGTAGGGTCCGTTCACTCCGATTTTTCTTATTCATCCGCTCCTTCACGTCAGATTTCGTCACATTGCAGGACTCAGATGTACCCAATAATTTAACATATAGGCCTCGATGCCCGCATTAGGAATTTGTGGATTCATTTTATTCAAAATTGCGACATTATTCGTTGGATTTCGCAGCCGGATGTCGTGAATTTTGACCTTTTTCCTCCCTTAGCAGGATATGGCGGAGCTGCCAATTGATCCGTTATGTCCGGTTCACTTTCCACAGATTCCCTTTCTCCCTGCCTACGGCGGGAACCCGGGCGCAAGGCTTCGCCAGGGCGGGCAAACGGGTGTGTTTTCACGACACAAAAAAAGACAGCCCCAAGCGTACAAGTACGTTTGGCGCTGTCTCTTTCGAGCGCGATTCCATTGAAACTAAGCTGAAATTGCTGCATTCGCCGGGGGACCCGGCGGCGGCTTCACG
This genomic window from Paenibacillus humicola contains:
- a CDS encoding response regulator is translated as MFSLLIVEDERWIRKGLCGTIDWEAEGIRLMGEAADGEEALRMVELHAPDIIITDIVMPVMDGIALLQELRKQKLETKVIIMSGYSEFEYARDALKNGAFDYILKPFQEESILDVVRRCVRELKQERAKEAELHTLARSARESMLLARQRLFDMLLSREPYTAGRLEEQLRALRLDLDPRAIRAFAVKVTDWGRKAETARDRALILYALGNIMEETGRRFGPLLAIPLAERKSAGEADLALLQSESPPAGLAEPAIASRLPWLIAQAGQMLGIRIAIGYSEREADLAQLPELYEEALHGVSFWFYDGGGIAKGAPSQQAGAPYFGPAGWDTRFASALKAGDAKLQEQLVRELVAHVHAERERYLPLTVIRGLRLLFQNVNAKQNSHLCRRPSTEEQAVSFRLPLCTLSGLEEALLAELRRQRPESRPQRSRKWIIERALQYMDQHRDEPVTLGDVAEHLYLNHSYFSKIFHEEMGETFSKYIVRSRIERAKQLLKETTLKIYEISAAVGYTDVRHFTKVFKELEGIPPVQFREHGL